A region of the Falco peregrinus isolate bFalPer1 chromosome 4, bFalPer1.pri, whole genome shotgun sequence genome:
TAGAAAAAAGAATTTCTCTCTTCCAGGGAATTATCATAGTTCTCATTTTAGAATCAAAGATCTTGGTTCTCACTGAAATCTTTTCTAAGCTGCTACTTtacagttgctttttctttttttcctaatggtTCTGGCTTAATTATTTCATCTTCTATTGATCTAAATGGAAAGTAGCGTTGATTCTATACATTTTTCATGTTCTAGATATCAGCAGTAGAACACATTCTTATATGGGAAATGCAGAAACAacttttattatgttttattatattCTGTTACATCATCAGCACACTGTATATTCTCCAGATACTATCTCCAGAGGGGAGTTACTTAGAGATAAGATTAACTCCGTACATTGTAACATGTAGAAACATACCTGGCTGCATTTTCTACATGTGTAAAAGCAGTGGGTTGATAATCTTTGGAACTTGCTACCATAACTTGTTATGtgccagtaaaaaaaaaaaaaaaaaaatacaactggGAAAGAATAGCAATTTCCATACAATTAATTGGGATATTTCAGTATTCAGAAAAAGATCTGTTTCTAAAGGTAATTTGTTATACATTCATGGAgtacaagaaaatgaaagattcaATTATATTGTTTTGAAGATACAATTTTGTTGCTGATACACCActgacctttttcttttgattagTACTACTTTTTAAGATGGCTCATATTCATGCCTACTTGCTAATGCTCTTTCTCAAAAATCAATCTACAATTTCCTTCCTGTCACTGAGCTGTTTAATCGAGGAAGAATTGTCTCCTTAACTCTTTGAATGTCTACAGCAGTAGCCAGTTGATTTACTCTGAAGTCGAGACAAGGCATCTCAAAATTCTTGGTCAAAATTACAATACAATTAGCAAAGAATTATGACAAAGCATGTCTCAGATATTGAGAATTATCTAACGAAGACACACAAAGtgatttctctgcctttttcctgGCTTGCCCTTCCTCATACATCCAGTCTGATCAGATGAGTAAATTAAGCCATTTAGAAATGCAGTGAGACTGAGAGGAATTCAGTGCCGCTGAAGACACGGGTGACCTGTCTGCTTGATTACAAGATGCCTGCAGCTGGCCAGCTGTGTCCtcagcagtgtgtgaagaattATGTGGATATTTAATATGCATAGTActtcagcagacttcatttcTGTCTCCTGTGGTCTCATATTCCTGACTTAGAAAGAATTACGAGAACAATTCTTTCCTAAACTCAAGATTTACATAAGccacctttttttatttacccCTTGATTTTTATGGGTGCATAGAAGTTATCTGAGATGTGTTTAATGGTCAGAAGAATTACagattttattctctttcatgTTGTAATGTTTTGAAGTGTTTCATGGTTTCATATTAAATATGGCAAAGTTTAAGTACTTTCTTACTAGTTGGGAGTGCACATCATAGTTTTATACACAGGGTAAATGTCTAGAACTATGCACCAAACTAAGTTTGTAAAATAATGGACATGAGAATGATCCTGCGTACAAAGTGTTCCTTTGGGCAAGCCCATTTTTGGACGGTGCCGTTGTTTCTCAGTTTGCGGTAGCTGTCAGCTCCCCGAGGCTCTGCAGAAGTGGAGTGATTTGAGAGCAGAAGAGCACACATCCAAATCACAGGCCTTTACAAGCAACGTTAATTCTCACTCAGAATCTGCAAGGGTGTATTTACTTCCTCTGACATTTTCACCTACGTAACTATTTTCTTAGTGTGACAGAAAAAGGGCGTTAAGTTTATTCATAGTAGGATCTGGGACTGATAACATAGGACTAATTGAAATGTATTTCCACTTTGGGGAGCTTTATAGGGAGAATATACAGAGAGTATATAGCCTACAAAGGAACTTCTCTCTAATAGAATGAAAATGTGTGTAGGATTAACCACTACAATATATTGTTGAAGAATAATTGTTAATTTTCTCATGAGGTATATGTATAAAGGTAATGCTAGATATCACAATCTAATactatgtcttttttttttcttcctccctctttcttttttctctttgtttttattcAACAGATGGGCCTCTTGGTCCACGAGGATTAGCTGAAGCTACAGAGATGTGTACTCAAGAATGCCTGGTTTTGGGTCACTCAGACAACTGTTGGATGCCTCCCAGCCTGGGCCCATACCAACAGCCAAAGTCTCCTCTCTCCACCTTTGCACCTCAGAAAGAATGGGTTAAGAAGGACAAACTAGTTAATGGACACACATTGACCAGGACCTGGAAAGAAGATAGCAACAGAAACCAGTTCAGTGACCGAAAGCAGTATGGTTCCAGTGAGGGCCATTTCAACACTGGCAACCACATGACTGACATTCCTCTGGCCAACTTGAAGTCTTATAAACAGGCCTCAGGAGCTGTTGAGAGTCCAAAGGAGCACCAGCTATAAGAAATGGTTACTCTGGACCAATGACTTTAGCCTACTTAGACTTGCTAATACTATGTGTGTGTCAGAGCTTTATGTACTGGGTAGGCCTCTAGAACTATGCTTCACCTAGCAGAGATATGCATATCTTTATGTTAGCGTCGTGGAAGGTATGATGTCCTGCAAGATGGAAGAGTGTTTCTACtagttgtgtggttttgttaAATAGACATGATTAAAATCTGCAGAAATCTCTCCAGTTTGCAAAtagcctttttgtttgtttgtttgatttttgacCCTGGACTGCTGCTATGAACAACAGAAGATGCATTTGGAGAGTGAGAGTGCGAGAAAGTTCAGTGGATTGCAATGATTGAAAAGCATATCCAGTTAGAAAATTGTGCTTTTGTTCTCATTGATCTATGCTGGGACCGTTATACTTGAGATAATattgcaaacaaagcaaatgaaactgTAAACATTAAACCTGTTGTGCTATTAACAATGTTAGGGGACACTTATAAGTCCATCAGTGTTCAAATAGTTGTAAATAGAAAGTTATTACTTACAATTTTTGTGTACTTATAACGTTCACTTGAAAAGATATACTGTAgcatatttctgtgtttcacagttgctttttactttctttcatttgcttcctgttgttttgcttttattttcagtgatggTGTTTCTGTGTTAGTAGTCTGTCTGACACACAATGTTCCAAGGAACTCTAAACACTTGTGttaaacctgaaaaaaaggagtgatggggtgggagggaaggttGGTtgtagaaagggaaaaaaaaaaagatttttctttctatgtagGAGCAAATGGTGCCAGCATTCAGGtagaatttcttcttcttcctttcttctttttctttttctttttttttttttccccccatttattaattttagtATTAAGAAATGAAAGGACTTGTGTAAGGGCTTGCttaaaaatttaacattttttttaaacttccatAGCGTTTCATAAAACAGggaaactgcaaaacaaaaggatAATATTTAAATTTGTGGTGGTGGGTGAGAGAGGGAAAGCTGTTAGTTTGGAATCCTTGATCATACTAGCTGCAGTCTGTCATTTAATGAGTGATAGCTGACATTGATCTCAGCTCTAATATATGGAGGAAATTCTACAGGAGCAAAATACAGTAATCATATTTTTCCAATTGGACAGGTGTGTGTCTATACCTAAGACAGTTTGTATTGCTGAACCAGCAGCATTTGTGTTAATCTTCATCTGCGTTAACGTTGTAGTAACACAAGTGTTTTTAGACCATAGCCACAGAATATTTAATGTGTTGTGCCTTCATGATGTAACAGAGCATTCTCCTGGTAGGCTAGTTGGGGGAAGTAAAGGGTTAAATCTCTAATTATTGCTGTTTAACTGTTTGTTATCATAGTTGGTCATTGCCTGGCAGGTACCAATATCATGTCACCTCAGTCAAACCAGCAGAGTGACTCCTAATGTTATTAAGATCTGAGTTGCACGCAAAGCAAATCCAAATCCAGCATTTTTAGATGGTTTTTGTTAAGGCATGACAGATGATTTACACAAATAAATAGCatgcaaaaaacaaaaaaaggtaaaaaaaaaaagtccttacagaaaaaagcaaaagttactTATGCCACATTGACACATCAGTCTTAAAGTAATAAAGTTAGCTAAtctgaagattat
Encoded here:
- the LOC129784325 gene encoding protocadherin-9-like gives rise to the protein MLKYLWEIWVPEKPWVPQDEFYDQASPDKRTEADGNSDPNSDGPLGPRGLAEATEMCTQECLVLGHSDNCWMPPSLGPYQQPKSPLSTFAPQKEWVKKDKLVNGHTLTRTWKEDSNRNQFSDRKQYGSSEGHFNTGNHMTDIPLANLKSYKQASGAVESPKEHQL